From one Sorangium aterium genomic stretch:
- the drmA gene encoding DISARM system helicase DrmA, translated as MEPVDVRERLVEILREDLVGPAVPDERLAIPPSRWYLTGFLVPFEGDEGDRVDPEAQEEPDEIGDDPRAADARAPDPTSRRRVLLPASLGLSVLVPSSVRNLRVTATWGDYAPEAPPDCQTTPSCSEEADETRPVARPWRRAPREVTRELLVDPAGSLQSYPLEADESGLTLVVLSRRRADGDGLTVSVFLVNRRPPGSPRDAAFAFQAALALHCKEGLTARPNLRGRDDGSDNVDADEQVAELQYRDAVEHAVGHNVATAARLDADGVCRQVETVWIPSAEVERVVPATLEGLDARMEALASVPDLRAALSPIADAYKAWIEQQAAARLADEAQRHMLEQLLRDARCVQGRIAEGIAALVDERADAALRITCRVMAQVARARRPTVTPAWYPFQLAFVLMNVPGIVHPQGTTRRDVDLLFFPTGGGKTEAYLGLAAFTLVYRRLRHPGVRGAGVSVLMRYTLRLLTLDQLERAAALMCALEIAREADPRLGTWPFEIGLWVGEAATPNRMGRAGDRNPHSAREKTLAFRLHSGRNPSPIPIERCPWCHQVFKPLSFRLLPDDEKPERLHVYCASASCRWSSRPLPIVAVDEPIYRRLPCFLIATVDKIAQLPWVGETGALFGRVTRYDAEGFYGPCDRPGIGTPIPGGRLPPLDLVIQDELHLISGPLGTMVGLYETAVDGLCAEEEAAPKVVASTATVRRAARQIQALFARDSTVVFPPPGPDRKDSFFAKTVPAPRTPEERADTAYAHARRYVGVAAPGRSLKKVMLQVSLALLAGAQQLYEEAGGDAVEHNPAAPYMTLLGYFNSLRELGGSRRIIEDEVATRLRRYDERQRPERAAPVFARRSMGEVVELTSREPTSRISSSRQRLEVQPREKTLQPVDVALATNMISVGLDIPRLGLMMVAGQPRATAEYIQATSRVGRDPQRPGLVVTLLNVHRPRDRSHYERFEAYHASFYRAVEATSVTPFSPRAIDRGGAAVLVALTRLLDPRMTPEGAAAGIGRVKPLQEQVEELLRQRVAEAISSEERAALHVDLGKRAQDLFDSWSELADEHTGLRYARAEKKAPTLLYDPLAERPTNDDREKFRAPRSLRDVEPIVALRVQVPELPEET; from the coding sequence GTGGAGCCTGTGGACGTACGCGAGCGTCTTGTGGAGATCCTCCGCGAGGACCTCGTGGGGCCGGCCGTGCCGGACGAGCGCCTCGCAATTCCGCCGTCCCGCTGGTATCTCACCGGCTTCCTCGTCCCGTTCGAGGGGGACGAGGGGGACCGCGTCGATCCCGAGGCGCAGGAGGAGCCGGACGAGATCGGGGATGATCCCCGGGCCGCCGACGCCCGCGCGCCGGATCCCACGTCGCGTCGGCGCGTGCTGCTTCCTGCATCGCTCGGGCTCAGCGTTCTCGTGCCGTCGTCGGTGCGCAACCTCCGGGTTACGGCCACGTGGGGGGACTACGCACCTGAGGCTCCACCGGATTGTCAAACTACCCCATCCTGCTCCGAGGAGGCCGACGAGACGCGGCCCGTCGCACGGCCCTGGCGCCGGGCGCCCCGGGAGGTCACGCGCGAACTCCTCGTCGACCCGGCCGGCTCGCTGCAGTCCTACCCTCTGGAGGCAGACGAGAGCGGGCTCACTCTCGTCGTGCTGAGCCGGCGCCGCGCCGACGGGGACGGGCTCACCGTCTCCGTGTTCCTCGTCAACCGGCGTCCGCCGGGGTCGCCGCGCGACGCGGCCTTCGCCTTCCAGGCGGCGCTCGCTCTCCATTGCAAGGAGGGACTGACGGCGAGGCCCAACCTGCGCGGCCGCGACGATGGGAGCGATAATGTCGATGCGGACGAGCAGGTGGCCGAGCTCCAGTACCGCGACGCGGTTGAGCATGCGGTCGGCCACAACGTGGCCACGGCGGCTCGCCTGGACGCGGATGGGGTTTGCCGGCAGGTCGAGACCGTGTGGATCCCGAGTGCCGAGGTCGAGCGGGTGGTGCCTGCTACGCTCGAGGGGCTCGATGCTCGCATGGAGGCGCTCGCGAGTGTGCCAGATCTGCGCGCAGCGCTCTCGCCGATCGCCGATGCCTACAAGGCGTGGATCGAGCAGCAGGCTGCGGCGCGCCTCGCAGATGAGGCCCAGCGGCACATGCTGGAACAGCTGCTGCGCGACGCCCGCTGCGTGCAGGGGCGCATCGCAGAGGGGATCGCGGCGCTCGTGGACGAGAGGGCCGACGCGGCGCTGCGAATCACCTGCCGGGTGATGGCCCAGGTGGCGCGCGCCCGGCGGCCCACGGTGACGCCGGCGTGGTACCCGTTCCAGCTCGCGTTCGTGCTGATGAACGTGCCCGGAATCGTCCATCCACAGGGTACGACGCGCAGGGACGTGGACCTGCTGTTTTTCCCGACGGGCGGCGGGAAGACGGAGGCGTACCTAGGCCTTGCCGCGTTCACGCTGGTGTACCGGCGCCTTCGGCATCCGGGCGTGCGAGGGGCCGGGGTGAGCGTGCTGATGCGCTACACGCTGAGGCTGCTCACGCTCGATCAGCTCGAGCGGGCTGCGGCCCTGATGTGCGCGCTGGAGATCGCCCGGGAAGCCGATCCGCGGCTCGGGACGTGGCCCTTCGAGATCGGGCTCTGGGTCGGCGAAGCCGCCACGCCCAACCGGATGGGCCGGGCGGGAGATCGGAATCCACACTCGGCGCGGGAGAAGACGCTGGCATTCCGGCTGCACTCTGGCCGGAACCCCTCGCCGATCCCCATCGAGCGCTGCCCGTGGTGCCATCAGGTATTCAAGCCGCTGAGTTTCCGGCTGCTCCCTGATGACGAGAAGCCGGAGCGGCTCCATGTGTACTGCGCGTCCGCGTCGTGTCGCTGGTCAAGCCGACCGCTGCCGATCGTCGCCGTGGACGAACCGATCTACCGACGGCTGCCCTGCTTCCTGATCGCGACCGTGGACAAGATCGCGCAACTCCCCTGGGTGGGTGAGACGGGAGCGCTATTCGGGCGCGTAACCCGATACGACGCCGAGGGCTTCTACGGGCCCTGCGACAGGCCCGGGATCGGGACGCCAATTCCTGGAGGGCGGCTGCCGCCGCTGGACCTGGTGATCCAGGACGAGCTACACCTCATCTCCGGACCGCTCGGGACGATGGTGGGGCTTTACGAAACGGCTGTGGACGGGCTCTGTGCCGAGGAAGAAGCGGCGCCGAAAGTGGTGGCCTCGACGGCGACGGTGCGACGGGCAGCGCGGCAGATCCAGGCGCTCTTCGCCCGCGATAGCACGGTGGTGTTCCCGCCGCCGGGGCCCGACCGGAAGGACTCGTTCTTCGCGAAGACGGTGCCGGCCCCACGGACGCCCGAGGAACGCGCGGACACGGCGTACGCCCACGCGCGGCGGTATGTGGGCGTGGCCGCGCCGGGGCGGAGCCTGAAAAAGGTGATGCTCCAGGTGTCTCTGGCACTGCTCGCGGGGGCGCAGCAGCTTTACGAGGAGGCCGGCGGCGACGCGGTCGAGCACAACCCAGCGGCGCCATACATGACGCTGCTCGGGTACTTCAACAGCCTGCGCGAGCTCGGCGGGAGCCGGAGGATAATCGAGGACGAGGTCGCCACGCGGTTGCGCCGGTACGACGAACGGCAGCGACCCGAACGGGCTGCGCCGGTCTTCGCACGGCGGTCGATGGGTGAAGTGGTCGAGTTGACGAGCCGCGAGCCTACGTCGCGTATCTCGTCGTCACGCCAGCGCCTGGAGGTGCAGCCACGGGAGAAGACACTTCAGCCGGTCGACGTGGCGCTGGCGACCAACATGATCTCGGTCGGGCTCGACATCCCGCGACTTGGGTTGATGATGGTTGCCGGCCAGCCCAGGGCGACTGCCGAGTACATCCAGGCAACGAGCCGGGTCGGGCGCGATCCCCAGCGGCCAGGGCTCGTCGTGACGCTGCTCAACGTGCACCGGCCGCGCGATCGGTCGCACTACGAGCGGTTTGAAGCCTACCACGCAAGCTTCTACCGGGCGGTGGAGGCGACCAGCGTGACGCCGTTCTCGCCACGCGCGATCGATCGAGGCGGCGCGGCGGTGCTCGTGGCGCTCACGCGGCTGCTGGACCCCAGGATGACGCCGGAGGGGGCCGCGGCGGGCATCGGCAGGGTGAAGCCGCTCCAGGAACAGGTCGAAGAGTTGCTCAGGCAGCGGGTGGCAGAAGCCATCTCGTCCGAAGAGAGGGCGGCGCTGCACGTCGACTTGGGAAAGCGGGCCCAAGATCTCTTCGATTCATGGTCGGAACTGGCCGACGAGCACACAGGCCTGCGCTACGCGCGCGCGGAGAAGAAGGCTCCGACGTTGCTCTATGATCCGTTGGCGGAGCGGCCCACGAACGATGACCGCGAGAAGTTCCGGGCGCCGCGCTCGCTCCGCGACGTGGAGCCGATTGTGGCGCTGCGCGTCCAGGTGCCCGAACTGCCGGAGGAGACCTGA
- a CDS encoding phospholipase D-like domain-containing protein translates to MVSTMGPELEKLGVPALKRLVEALERRLLAWPPTATALRSKQIHENSEALATDLKALHAAFSSIEEGVAVLKLLKTERARCEEEQRRRLTLVWSGPEGASQSRDTAVAVKELFTTAKRKVLLSTFNLGTPDLLKPLVERQKNPPHLDVRLFLCINKQLMRGWMERDTMVQDTSERGKKRRYPEDPEAVFRERFKRKYWPDALLPQVFYDTRKQFVLHAKCVIVDDEVAYVGSANLSKWAHTDNFEAGVIVRDPQFAKELAQQFEQLAYKGKMRKVAW, encoded by the coding sequence ATGGTAAGCACGATGGGCCCGGAGCTAGAGAAGCTCGGAGTGCCGGCGCTGAAGCGGCTAGTCGAGGCGCTAGAGCGGCGCCTGCTCGCGTGGCCACCTACAGCGACAGCGCTACGGAGTAAGCAGATACACGAAAATTCCGAGGCGCTGGCCACAGATTTGAAGGCACTTCACGCCGCGTTCTCGTCTATCGAGGAAGGCGTCGCGGTTCTCAAGCTGCTGAAGACGGAGCGGGCGCGCTGCGAGGAAGAGCAGCGACGCCGTCTGACCCTGGTATGGTCGGGGCCCGAAGGGGCGTCGCAGAGCCGGGACACCGCAGTGGCAGTGAAGGAGCTGTTCACGACGGCGAAGCGGAAGGTGCTGCTGTCGACCTTCAACCTGGGTACTCCGGATCTCCTGAAGCCGCTCGTGGAGCGCCAGAAGAATCCCCCTCATCTCGATGTGCGACTGTTCCTGTGTATCAATAAGCAGCTGATGCGGGGGTGGATGGAGAGGGACACCATGGTCCAAGACACATCCGAGCGGGGCAAGAAGCGCCGTTACCCGGAAGATCCAGAGGCGGTGTTCCGAGAGAGGTTCAAGAGGAAGTACTGGCCCGATGCGCTCCTGCCGCAGGTCTTTTACGACACCCGGAAGCAGTTCGTGCTGCATGCGAAGTGCGTCATCGTGGATGATGAAGTGGCCTACGTGGGATCGGCAAACCTGAGCAAGTGGGCGCACACAGACAATTTCGAGGCTGGAGTTATCGTGCGGGATCCTCAGTTTGCCAAGGAGTTGGCGCAACAGTTCGAGCAATTGGCATATAAGGGGAAGATGAGAAAAGTGGCCTGGTAG
- a CDS encoding DUF1998 domain-containing protein encodes MTARSSGRRARSATWSRLWRCASRCPNCRRRPEMATKRTGNRGAGARKGRAGGQGEGPAPPDGHIRRSQAVTTFGPGALVDLPARSGIVSGPDHWGDPAAEDSRLRRIEEPRLLAHLAEAGITGLYTPPAAPSRDDAKAEIPVWELPRWFLVDPHAPQGEDRARRSRRMVHRSAFEGMTWGGRPVVPIRFVQACIHGHVGDVDWMTFVHRGESNCEALYLDEVGTTGDFAEIFVRCACRASRALLDAIPRHKDDSNEMPLGMCPGGEPWLGPLHWRGGPGRCDAPARLLVRSATNAYFPELMTAISIPGGASLADRMVAELWEEARLEVIDTGEALRLARKLLPKLEDAFKRLELDDANVLAAIERRRRDRATAQGGLKGPEIARLLSEDLGVDKEESELFATEVALPEPRPPRLQAVRRVLSVHRLREVVALIGFTRIDQPTRDAEGALAVGARRARLSAEARWVPAVENQGEGLFVALDPGVVVSWMTRPKVEQRETELRAGFVAWAARHADAAARFPGVAYVMLHSLSHLLLTAVALECGYAASSIRERVYAGPEGYGVLLYTATADAEGTLGGLAGAAGRLDRHLQAALAYGSLCSNDPVCAQHEPRQALEERFLHGAACHGCLLLPETSCEHRNELLDRALVMPTVEPIGAELFGPDTGTW; translated from the coding sequence ATGACCGCGAGAAGTTCCGGGCGCCGCGCTCGCTCCGCGACGTGGAGCCGATTGTGGCGCTGCGCGTCCAGGTGCCCGAACTGCCGGAGGAGACCTGAGATGGCTACGAAGAGGACCGGCAACCGGGGGGCCGGCGCCAGGAAGGGCCGCGCGGGCGGCCAAGGGGAGGGCCCCGCGCCGCCCGACGGACACATCCGGCGGAGTCAGGCCGTAACGACTTTCGGCCCTGGGGCGCTTGTAGACCTACCAGCGCGATCGGGCATCGTGTCGGGGCCCGACCACTGGGGCGACCCTGCAGCGGAGGATTCGCGGCTCCGTCGCATCGAGGAGCCCCGGCTGCTCGCCCACCTGGCAGAGGCTGGGATCACGGGGCTCTACACGCCGCCTGCGGCACCCAGCCGTGACGACGCAAAAGCCGAAATCCCTGTCTGGGAGCTGCCGCGGTGGTTTCTCGTGGACCCCCATGCGCCCCAGGGGGAAGACCGCGCGCGACGCTCGCGCCGGATGGTTCACCGTAGCGCGTTCGAGGGCATGACGTGGGGCGGCCGCCCAGTGGTGCCGATCCGGTTCGTGCAGGCCTGCATTCACGGGCACGTGGGCGACGTCGACTGGATGACGTTCGTGCACCGGGGGGAGAGCAACTGCGAGGCGCTGTACCTCGACGAGGTCGGGACGACCGGGGACTTCGCCGAGATCTTCGTGCGCTGCGCGTGCCGTGCCAGTCGGGCGCTGCTCGACGCCATCCCCCGCCACAAGGACGATTCGAATGAGATGCCGCTCGGGATGTGCCCGGGCGGTGAGCCCTGGCTGGGACCATTGCACTGGCGCGGCGGGCCCGGCCGATGCGATGCACCGGCTCGGCTGCTCGTGCGCTCCGCGACGAATGCATATTTCCCGGAGCTCATGACGGCGATTTCGATTCCGGGCGGCGCATCGCTGGCTGATCGCATGGTGGCAGAGCTGTGGGAAGAGGCGCGCTTGGAGGTTATCGATACCGGAGAGGCGCTGCGCCTGGCAAGGAAACTTTTACCCAAGTTGGAGGATGCCTTCAAGAGGCTGGAACTGGACGACGCGAACGTGCTGGCGGCCATCGAGCGGCGGCGGCGCGATCGCGCCACCGCCCAGGGAGGCCTGAAAGGGCCCGAGATCGCACGCCTGCTGAGTGAGGATCTCGGGGTGGATAAGGAGGAAAGCGAGCTGTTCGCGACGGAAGTCGCGCTCCCCGAGCCTCGTCCGCCGCGGCTTCAGGCTGTCCGGCGAGTGCTCTCCGTGCACCGGCTGCGAGAGGTGGTTGCGCTGATCGGGTTCACGCGGATCGATCAGCCGACGCGCGACGCGGAGGGGGCGCTGGCCGTGGGCGCGCGGCGGGCGCGGCTGTCAGCAGAGGCACGGTGGGTGCCTGCCGTGGAAAACCAGGGAGAAGGGCTGTTCGTGGCCCTCGACCCAGGCGTGGTGGTGTCGTGGATGACGCGGCCGAAGGTGGAGCAGCGCGAGACCGAGTTGCGCGCGGGGTTTGTGGCCTGGGCGGCGAGGCACGCCGACGCGGCAGCGCGATTTCCCGGAGTGGCGTACGTGATGCTTCATTCGCTGTCGCACCTACTGCTGACCGCGGTGGCGCTTGAGTGCGGCTATGCGGCAAGCTCGATCCGCGAACGGGTCTACGCGGGGCCAGAGGGGTATGGGGTGCTGCTCTACACGGCGACGGCGGACGCGGAGGGGACGCTCGGCGGACTGGCCGGGGCGGCGGGGCGGCTCGATCGACATCTCCAGGCGGCTCTCGCTTACGGATCGCTGTGTTCGAACGATCCGGTCTGCGCTCAGCACGAGCCGCGCCAGGCCCTTGAGGAGCGCTTTCTGCACGGGGCGGCTTGCCACGGATGCCTTCTCCTGCCGGAGACGAGCTGCGAGCACCGGAACGAGCTCTTGGACCGAGCACTGGTGATGCCTACGGTAGAACCGATCGGAGCGGAGCTGTTCGGGCCGGATACTGGTACATGGTAA
- a CDS encoding Eco57I restriction-modification methylase domain-containing protein yields the protein MATEKELLSFHKGWIGELTAEHVGLVVTAQALVRAQAYFDRNVLAELHQRFLALVPDLAGQTTRKAERAQRNAGDDADPQIADISALFTDLFEWPRDRIAGMHGGPPLPELVVRLDNFGDDRLEPTYALLDTPPADGSPPTPLVLVRVEPPGTDLDRPLSEVGRRWAASSEARFERLLRERDIPIGLLVHTRAIRLVYAPRTETAGHLTFPVRVLTRTAGRDVLGAMVMLLGPGLLMGPQEHRLPAILRESRRYQNEVSSKLADQVLSALQDLLVGFQSARSLGGDRLMARELVEDRPHLYGGLLATILRLVFLLYTEDKGLLPDDPIFTGSYSPTGLYERLRDDDARFHDTMDQRYGAWAQLVSLFSMIFFGARYKALRLPARLGDLFDPDAYPFLEGRPYLSTRGRFERIDPPSVADGVVFRVLHKLLFLDGERISYRTLDVEQIGSVYEAMMGYTLEQASGPTLLVKPHHAAVDLATLLKKKPEDRLKDLSEVGCKPGAAVAADIKKARTVEALAQALSKSASPHRPGVLPPGSLYLQPTEERRRSGSHYTPRELTEPIVRKTLEPVLARLPERYRASDVLTLKVCDPAMGSGAFLVEACRQLGAALEEAWKRYPEDRPVIPPDETEELHAQRLVTQRCLYGVDKNPFAVALAKLSLWLVTLAREHPFTFLDHALREGDSLVGLDREQIASLHWAPGKQAQVPLLRKGIDEALKRAEALREQIHQLADSDDTKEKERLLGDADHAVAAVRRVGDLVVEVFFSETKEKARVNRLDDYAKRLVLDVGKLPEPDLQFKPFHWEIEFPEVFSRNSPGFDAIVGNPPFLGGTMISTNITDEYFRFITNYFPESGNRMDLAAYFFRRSFDKLRSGACMGLVATKTIAQGDTRAGGLGWICRNGGIIYGARRRLKWPGRAAVTVSIIHLAKHATVAKKTIDDICADQITAYLFRHGSSEEPARLRASSGLVFEGYKIAGQGFLFDDLDQDANPTSEMKRLIVKDRRNKEKIFSYLGGDEVNSSPTHAAHRYVINFGTATEEEANAWPDLMTIVRNKVKPRRDVANRGAHRVRWWQYGEVRPGLSAVLARQDKVIVIGRVSQHFAVAIVDSKQVFSEQLDVFSLCSYGAFAVIQSRLHEFWARFFGSSLEDRLRYTPTDCFETFAFPPGWEHNLAIDEAGRCYYEYRAALMIRNQQGLTTTYNRFHDPEEEEPDIKRLRELHDIMDRAVLDAYGWTEIRPTCAFLLDYDDDDDDEPESAGRPRKKKPWRYRWPDDVRDEVVARLLALNQERAAADCAATQRVAGVPSPKKTR from the coding sequence ATGGCCACCGAGAAGGAACTCCTTTCATTTCATAAAGGCTGGATCGGCGAGCTTACCGCGGAGCACGTCGGCCTTGTCGTCACCGCGCAGGCACTGGTGCGCGCCCAGGCCTACTTCGACCGCAACGTGCTCGCCGAGCTTCACCAGCGCTTCCTGGCGTTGGTGCCCGACTTGGCCGGGCAGACGACCCGTAAGGCCGAGCGCGCCCAGCGCAATGCGGGGGACGATGCCGATCCGCAGATCGCCGACATTTCGGCGCTCTTCACCGATCTGTTCGAATGGCCACGCGACCGCATCGCAGGTATGCATGGCGGTCCCCCGCTGCCCGAGCTGGTCGTCCGCCTCGACAATTTCGGCGATGATCGCCTTGAGCCCACCTACGCCCTGCTCGACACGCCTCCCGCGGACGGATCCCCTCCCACGCCCCTTGTCCTCGTGCGCGTCGAGCCACCCGGCACCGATCTCGATCGTCCCCTTTCGGAGGTGGGCCGGCGCTGGGCCGCGAGCTCTGAGGCCCGCTTCGAGCGCCTCCTGCGCGAGCGCGACATTCCGATCGGCCTGCTCGTCCACACCCGCGCTATCCGCCTCGTTTACGCCCCGCGCACCGAGACCGCCGGTCACCTCACGTTTCCCGTGCGGGTGCTGACCCGGACCGCGGGACGCGACGTCCTCGGCGCGATGGTAATGCTCCTCGGCCCTGGCCTGCTCATGGGTCCTCAGGAGCACCGGCTTCCCGCGATCCTCCGCGAGAGCCGCCGCTACCAAAACGAGGTCTCCAGCAAGCTGGCCGATCAAGTCCTCAGCGCCCTCCAGGATCTACTCGTCGGCTTCCAGTCGGCGCGATCCCTCGGCGGGGACAGGCTCATGGCCCGGGAACTCGTCGAAGATCGGCCGCACCTCTACGGCGGCCTCCTGGCCACGATCCTGCGGCTCGTCTTCCTGCTCTATACCGAGGACAAGGGCCTCTTGCCGGACGATCCGATCTTCACGGGCAGCTACTCCCCGACGGGATTGTATGAGCGCCTACGGGACGACGATGCGCGATTCCACGACACAATGGATCAGCGTTACGGCGCCTGGGCCCAGCTCGTTTCGCTCTTCTCCATGATTTTCTTCGGCGCGCGGTACAAGGCCCTGCGCCTTCCGGCCCGCCTCGGCGACCTATTCGACCCCGACGCCTACCCCTTTCTCGAGGGCCGACCCTATCTCAGCACCCGCGGCAGGTTCGAGCGCATCGACCCCCCGAGCGTCGCCGATGGTGTAGTATTCCGCGTCCTTCACAAGCTCCTCTTCCTCGACGGCGAACGCATTTCGTACCGGACCCTGGACGTGGAGCAGATCGGCAGCGTGTACGAGGCCATGATGGGCTACACGCTGGAGCAGGCGTCTGGCCCGACGCTCCTGGTCAAGCCGCATCACGCGGCGGTGGATCTCGCGACGCTGCTCAAGAAGAAGCCCGAGGATCGTCTGAAGGACCTTAGTGAGGTCGGTTGCAAGCCTGGCGCCGCGGTGGCCGCCGACATCAAGAAGGCCAGGACGGTGGAGGCGCTAGCGCAGGCGCTGTCAAAGAGCGCGTCTCCGCATCGCCCCGGCGTGCTACCGCCTGGGTCCTTGTACTTGCAGCCGACCGAGGAGCGCCGGCGCTCAGGCTCCCATTACACGCCGCGGGAGCTGACCGAGCCGATCGTACGCAAGACGCTAGAGCCCGTTCTGGCGCGGCTCCCCGAGCGCTACCGGGCATCGGATGTTCTGACCCTCAAGGTGTGCGATCCGGCCATGGGATCGGGGGCATTCCTGGTGGAGGCATGCCGTCAGCTCGGGGCAGCGCTGGAGGAGGCCTGGAAACGCTACCCGGAGGATCGGCCGGTCATCCCGCCGGACGAGACGGAGGAACTGCACGCGCAGCGGCTGGTGACGCAGCGGTGCCTGTACGGCGTAGACAAGAACCCGTTCGCCGTGGCGCTGGCGAAGCTGTCCTTGTGGCTGGTGACGCTGGCGAGGGAGCATCCGTTCACGTTCCTGGACCATGCGCTACGGGAAGGCGATTCGCTGGTGGGCCTGGATCGGGAGCAGATCGCGAGCTTGCACTGGGCGCCAGGAAAGCAGGCACAGGTGCCGCTCCTACGAAAGGGGATCGACGAGGCGCTGAAGAGGGCAGAGGCGCTGCGGGAGCAGATCCATCAGCTAGCCGACTCAGATGACACGAAGGAAAAGGAGCGGCTTCTGGGGGACGCAGATCACGCCGTGGCTGCAGTGCGGAGGGTTGGCGATCTAGTCGTGGAGGTGTTCTTCTCCGAGACGAAGGAGAAGGCGCGGGTGAACCGACTGGACGACTACGCGAAGCGGCTGGTGTTGGATGTTGGGAAGCTGCCTGAGCCGGACCTGCAATTTAAGCCATTTCACTGGGAAATCGAGTTTCCCGAGGTGTTTTCAAGAAACAGCCCAGGGTTTGACGCCATCGTAGGGAATCCACCATTTTTGGGTGGAACGATGATATCCACCAACATTACCGATGAGTACTTCAGATTCATAACAAATTATTTTCCCGAGTCGGGAAACCGAATGGATCTGGCCGCCTATTTCTTTAGGCGCTCTTTTGACAAGTTACGAAGCGGCGCGTGCATGGGACTGGTGGCAACTAAGACGATTGCCCAAGGGGACACGCGAGCAGGTGGACTGGGCTGGATATGCAGAAACGGAGGCATTATATACGGAGCTCGTCGTCGGCTTAAGTGGCCTGGACGGGCCGCCGTAACAGTTAGTATAATTCATTTGGCAAAACATGCCACGGTCGCCAAAAAGACAATCGACGACATTTGCGCAGATCAGATTACGGCATACTTGTTCCGACACGGCAGTAGCGAGGAGCCCGCTCGACTTCGTGCTAGCAGTGGCTTAGTGTTTGAAGGTTACAAGATAGCGGGCCAAGGCTTTCTGTTTGATGATCTTGACCAGGATGCGAACCCCACCTCTGAGATGAAGCGATTGATCGTAAAAGATCGCCGCAACAAAGAGAAGATATTTTCCTATCTCGGAGGGGACGAAGTCAACTCAAGTCCTACCCATGCGGCACATCGCTATGTAATCAATTTTGGAACCGCAACGGAGGAAGAGGCAAACGCTTGGCCCGACTTGATGACCATTGTTCGTAATAAGGTCAAGCCTCGTCGAGATGTTGCAAATAGAGGTGCGCATCGAGTTCGATGGTGGCAGTACGGAGAGGTTCGTCCAGGCCTTAGTGCGGTGCTGGCTCGTCAAGACAAGGTGATCGTTATTGGGCGCGTATCGCAGCACTTTGCTGTTGCAATCGTGGACTCGAAGCAGGTGTTTTCCGAGCAGCTGGATGTATTTTCGTTGTGTAGCTATGGCGCGTTTGCGGTGATTCAGTCGCGATTGCACGAGTTTTGGGCGCGGTTCTTTGGATCGTCTCTGGAGGATCGACTTCGTTATACACCTACTGATTGCTTTGAGACGTTCGCGTTTCCTCCTGGCTGGGAGCATAATCTTGCCATCGACGAGGCGGGCAGGTGCTACTACGAGTACCGGGCAGCTCTGATGATCAGGAACCAGCAGGGTCTCACTACTACATATAACCGCTTTCACGATCCTGAGGAAGAGGAGCCTGATATTAAGAGGCTTCGCGAACTTCACGATATCATGGATCGTGCAGTTCTTGACGCTTATGGGTGGACTGAGATTCGCCCCACGTGCGCTTTTCTCCTTGACTATGATGATGACGATGATGATGAGCCCGAGTCAGCCGGACGGCCGCGCAAGAAGAAGCCTTGGCGTTATCGCTGGCCCGACGACGTCCGCGACGAAGTCGTCGCCCGGCTTCTCGCCCTCAACCAAGAGCGCGCCGCCGCCGACTGTGCCGCCACCCAGCGTGTCGCTGGCGTGCCCTCACCGAAGAAGACCCGTTGA